A stretch of Pyrenophora tritici-repentis strain M4 chromosome 7, whole genome shotgun sequence DNA encodes these proteins:
- a CDS encoding chaperone protein has product MSSSHSLLAEEPIKPKVADAYTDLGVSPAASKAEIKVAFSRLALQHHPDKKAPGQAVDAADFRRIYEAWDLLRNEETKAKYDKGYSNVIREWSAYRIDLAEYQRDPHDWQQKKHAEMIKQQMESDLKAKADRKANTRRSQPEPRYEYYDDGDSDPEDFWDYGPYSSYGFPFGGAYAHSSYMPGGYGYSGYGYYGEDSSDEEEDLDGWLREHIRAQRRWNQSNHFEHEQKNKRRQAINKRCLEKLKEATEQRQAKSDGIRISSMEEKCAMAKDWVESLQRDYAAELHKASVKMEGTIDVGWEKKKGRQKCTFCNVQVSEFSFRCPSGGAIACKGCKRKIESSTLKKPFAFVHTDAATKKKGKKGKAAKKAKKSKPKPGPESESGEESSDEDQEQEKLKRDAAEQAALEKAAREKAEAEEAARKKAAREKAAREAAQQKKDAREREAREKKAARKKATKERTALEKAAQRKLAGENGTNVQEEQEKEAKEREAQQIREKKKREAKEARARQAHEAAECEAREQEMREKMEREQQAREQAVRNQMEREIAEREAKENMEREARVLQACEKAEREAKEKMEREARERTELETRLRAAEAAKERLEKELRKKKAALEATERKAQEANKAREAKERRTRVAEEKKASRIEDQQAEKTSAPTPDRPVLAMATNTTKKPNKKGPMCYFCDQRGHLARDCVKKQAKLNGAAKVTSRPPPAEPAPAVEAMSKPLPPTIVAEKIVVKLPVRSDPKVEHDVSATSTGNAPVSETSSKANKPKKRQSRKSRPRTNDEANDIDTVSMPTNPSFVNGDTDASVKKPSKKAQWVCYVCNGQGHMARNCPTRSGEGAC; this is encoded by the exons ATGAGCTCCTCACACTCTTTGCTCGCAGAGGAGCCGATCAAGCCCAAGGTCGCGGACGCCTATACTGATCTTGGTGTGAGCCCAGCAGCCTCGAAAGCCGAGATCAAGGTCGCGTTCAGCCGCCTCGCTTTGCAACATCATCCAGACAAGAAGGCGCCGGGTCAAGCTGTCGATGCGGCCGACTTCCGTCGCATTTACGAAGCCTGGGATCTCTTGAGGAACGAGGAGACCAAAGCCAAGTACGACAAAGGCTATTCGAATGTCATACGCGAGTGGTCAGCGTATCGAATAGACCTCGCCGAGTATCAACGTGATCCTCATGATTGGCAGCAAAAGAAACACGCTGAGATGATCAAGCAGCAGATGGAGTCTGATCTAAAAGCCAAGGCAGACCGCAAGGCAAACACACGTCGGTCTCAGCCAGAGCCACGATACGAATACTATGATGACGGCGACAGCGACCCAGAAGATTTCTGGGATTATGGTCCATACTCGTCATACGGTTTTCCGTTTGGGGGCGCCTACGCACATAGCAGCTACATGCCTGGTGGTTACGGATACAGTGGTTATGGCTATTATGGCGAGGATTCATCGgacgaagaggaagacctgGATGGTTGGCTGAGGGAGCATATACGTGCACAACGTCGGTGGAACCAATCCAATCACTTCGAGCACGAGCAGAAAAACAAGAGGCGACAAGCGATCAACAAGCGCTGCCTTGAGAAACTCAAGGAGGCCACTGAGCAGCGACAGGCCAAAAGCGATGGTATTCGCATCTCCAGCATGGAGGAGAAATGTGCCATGGCTAAAGATTGGGTTGAGAGCCTACAACGTGATTACGCAGCCGAGCTGCACAAAGCAAGTGTGAAGATGGAAGGAACTATCGATGTGGGATGGGAGAAGAAAAAGGGAAGACAAAAGTGCACCTTTTGCAACGTACAGGTTTCAGAATTCAGCTTCCGCTGTCCCAGTGGAGGCGCCATTGCCTGCAAAGGCTGTAAGAGAAAGATCGAGTCGTCTACACTAAAAAAACCATTCGCTTTCGTGCACACCGACGCAGCGACCAAAAAGAAAGGCAAGAAGGGCAAGGCGGCaaagaaggcgaagaagtCAAAACCGAAGCCTGGACCCGAATCTGAATCGGGAGAAGAGTCGAGTGACGAAGATCAA GAACAGGAAAAGCTCAAGCGTGACGCCGCCGAACAAGCTGCCCTAGAGAAAGCTGCACGAGAAAAGGCCGAAGCAGAAGAAGCGGCACGCAAGAAGGCAGCGCGAGAGAAGGCCGCACGTGAGGCAGCACAACAGAAGAAAGATGCCCGTGAGCGAGAGGCACGCGAGAAGAAGGCTGCCCGGAAGAAGGCCACGAAGGAGAGGACTGCCTTGGAGAAAGCAGCACAAAGGAAATTAGCAGGGGAGAACGGGACGAATGtacaagaagaacaagaaaAGGAAGCAAAGGAACGAGAAGCGCAACAGATACGTGAGAAAAAGAAGCGTGAGGCCAAAGAGGCCAGGGCACGTCAAGCACATGAGGCTGCCGAGTGTGAGGCACGTGAGCAAGAGATGCGAGAGAAGATGGAACGTGAGCAACAGGCACGCGAACAGGCGGTGCGTAACCAAATGGAACGTGAGATAGCCGAGCGTGAGGCGAAAGAGAACATGGAACGCGAGGCGAGGGTATTGCAAGCATGTGAGAAGGCCGAGCGAGAAGCCAAGGAGAAGATGGAACGTGAGGCAAGAGAGCGCACAGAGCTTGAGACAAGGTTGCGTGCGGCTGAGGCGGCTAAAGAGCGTCTTGAGAAAGAGTTGCGAAAGAAAAAGGCCGCTCTTGAGGCCACGGAGCGGAAGGCACAGGAGGCGAATAAAGCACGAGAAGCGAAAGAGCGAAGGACGCGGGTGGCCGAGGAGAAGAAAGCAAGTCGAATCGAAGACCAACAAGCCGAGAAGACCTCTGCGCCCACTCCCGATAGGCCTGTCCTCGCGATGGCTACCAATACCACGAAGAAGCCAAACAAGAAGGGACCCATGTGTTATTTTTGCGATCAGCGAGGTCATCTGGCTCGTGATTGCGTTAAGAAACAGGCTAAACTCAACGGCGCCGCCAAAGTCACGTCTCGTCCTCCTCCTGCTGAGCCGGCTCCGGCCGTCGAGGCAATGAGCAAACCCTTGCCACCGACAATAGTAGCTGAGAAGATCGTAGTGAAGCTACCAGTTCGTTCGGACCCAAAGGTCGAGCACGACGTAAGTGCGACTTCCACCGGAAACGCGCCTGTCTCCGAAACGTCATCCAAGGCGAACAAGCCCAAGAAGAGACAGTCCCGTAAATCTCGCCCGAGGACCAACGACGAAGCCAATGATATTGACACTGTTTCCATGCCAACTAATCCGTCGTTTGTCAACGGTGACACTGACGCGTCTGTCAAAAAGCCCAGTAAGAAAGCCCAGTGGGTATGCTATGTTTGTAATGGACAGGGCCATATGGCAAGGAACTGTCCCACTCGATCAGGAGAAGGGGCGTGCTAG
- a CDS encoding DDE-3 multi-domain protein, with amino-acid sequence MPGTGHRLQPAVLQAILDRIAACESDRAISRATGASRNTVAKLRLSLEFWGVPYPPRCVRLGRPSILRQAQREGLQAYLNGSPGAYMDEMRDFLYDEYDVRISLASVYRELEKMRWSRKLATKRAKEQSEPLRRLYLARMAQHYKAEQIVALDESACNERTGDRKYGWSPIGEPVELSHSFRRSERWSLLPAMTIDGYISYKIFQGAITSEILEDFLEFQVLPFCNPHPGPASVIVLDNASIHRSERVRVLCQSAGVLLEYLPPYSPDFNPIEKSFKQLKGWMKRNSAQAENFIDFGVFLEYAAQLVCCNINCRSWFHRCGYPY; translated from the coding sequence atgccaggcaccggccaccgcttgcagcccgctgttctccaggctatcctcgaccgaattgctgcctgcgaaagtgatcgagccatctctagagctacaggtgcgagccgtaacacagtagcaaagctgaggttgagcttagagttttggggcgtgccttatccgccgcgctgcgttcgacttgggcggccatctatactccggcaagctcagcgcgaaggccttcaggcatacctcaatggctcaccgggcgcatacatggatgagatgagggacttcttgtacgacgagtacgacgttaggataagccttgcgagcgtttaccgagagctagagaagatgagatggtctcgcaagcttgcaacaaagcgggcaaaggagcagagtgagccactccgccgcctctatcttgccaggatggcgcaacactataaggcggagcagatcgttgcgttggacgagagcgcctgcaatgagcgtacgggcgaccgcaagtatggctggtctccaatcggggagccggtggagctatcacacagcttcaggcgatcagaacggtggtcgctgctgccagccatgacgatagatggctacataagctataagatctttcaaggcgcgattacatctgagatcctagaagacttcttagagtttcaagtgctgccgttctgcaatcctcacccagggccagcctcagtaatcgtgcttgataacgcctccatccatcgatcagagcgtgtacgggtgctttgccaaagtgctggagtactccttgagtatctgccgccatactcaccagatttcaaccccatcgagaagagctttaagcagctcaaggggtggatgaaaaggaattcagcgcaagcggagaacttcattgactttggggtctttcttgagtatgcagcgcagctggtgtgctgtaatattaactgcagaagctggttccataggtgtggctatccctattaa